Proteins encoded within one genomic window of Trichocoleus sp. FACHB-46:
- a CDS encoding glycosyltransferase family 39 protein, which translates to MRTALKGHWNLTSEWLKLFLITLLILGIFFRLVNLGQKVYWYDETFTSLRISGYTEAEIVQQFADGREVSAEDLQKYQRPNIEKDLVDTIKSLAIEDPQHVPLYYVMARFWIQLFGDSLAVARSLPALVSLLAFPTIYWLCLELFKSPLTGWMAVALIAVSPFHLLFAQESREYSLWTVATLLSSAVLLWANRVGTRRSWGAYAATVAFGFYSHLSFALVAIAHGLYIFIVERFRFSKNLIGYVLASLLGFSAFLPWLPVVINSADRLPQLLAKNGAKPLSFFLERWTINISSVFVDINFPHRGKRLLMAAILILILYSIYFLGQKATRKAFLFVLLLIGVTAVFLIAPDFINQSFRSITSRYMIPCYLGIQIAVAHLFATQITSVSSSITGSMQRQKLWRLGLAALLSGGVLFCILIAQSETWWNKGSSYHNPQIARILNQASQPLVISNARTGEILSLSHLLAPEVRLRIQPACHTCSSNSLVSDPNRLLNIPEGFRSVFLFKPSKKLRNIFEEKYKLESIHKSNDLWRLEKI; encoded by the coding sequence ATGAGAACAGCACTTAAAGGGCATTGGAACCTAACTTCTGAGTGGCTGAAATTATTTCTCATAACTTTATTAATACTCGGCATCTTCTTCAGATTGGTTAATCTTGGCCAAAAAGTCTACTGGTATGATGAAACTTTTACTTCTTTACGAATTTCTGGATATACAGAGGCTGAAATCGTCCAGCAATTTGCTGATGGCCGTGAAGTTAGCGCTGAAGATTTACAAAAGTATCAGCGCCCCAACATTGAAAAAGACTTAGTCGATACGATCAAATCTTTGGCAATAGAAGACCCTCAGCATGTGCCACTGTACTATGTGATGGCACGATTCTGGATACAGTTATTTGGGGACTCATTGGCAGTAGCACGAAGTTTGCCAGCCCTGGTTAGTCTACTGGCTTTTCCTACAATCTATTGGTTGTGTCTAGAACTATTTAAGTCACCCTTAACAGGCTGGATGGCGGTTGCATTAATTGCTGTCTCACCTTTTCACTTATTGTTTGCTCAAGAGTCGAGAGAGTATAGTCTATGGACAGTGGCCACATTACTCTCAAGCGCAGTTTTGTTATGGGCGAATCGAGTTGGCACTAGGAGAAGTTGGGGAGCTTATGCAGCGACAGTAGCGTTTGGGTTTTATTCACATTTATCTTTTGCGCTAGTGGCGATCGCGCATGGACTCTACATATTTATAGTTGAAAGATTTCGGTTCAGTAAAAATTTAATTGGTTATGTGCTGGCCTCTTTATTAGGATTTTCGGCTTTTTTGCCTTGGCTACCTGTCGTTATTAACAGTGCCGATCGCCTACCCCAGTTACTAGCGAAAAACGGAGCAAAACCTTTATCCTTTTTCCTGGAACGCTGGACGATTAATATTAGCTCTGTTTTTGTGGACATCAACTTTCCTCATCGAGGAAAACGCTTGCTGATGGCAGCAATTTTGATTTTAATTTTATATTCAATCTACTTTCTGGGGCAAAAAGCTACAAGGAAAGCTTTTTTGTTTGTGCTTCTACTAATCGGTGTGACAGCGGTATTTCTAATAGCACCAGATTTTATCAATCAATCTTTTAGATCGATTACTAGTCGTTACATGATTCCTTGTTATTTGGGGATTCAAATAGCAGTTGCTCATCTATTTGCGACTCAAATTACTTCTGTCTCTAGTTCTATAACTGGTTCAATGCAGAGGCAGAAATTATGGCGATTAGGGCTGGCCGCGTTGCTGTCAGGTGGGGTTCTATTTTGTATCCTGATTGCTCAGTCGGAAACTTGGTGGAATAAGGGATCTAGCTATCATAATCCGCAGATTGCCAGAATTCTAAATCAAGCTAGTCAACCCCTGGTCATTAGCAACGCTAGAACTGGGGAAATTCTGTCGTTGAGCCATTTACTGGCTCCAGAAGTGCGACTCAGAATCCAACCTGCTTGCCACACTTGTAGCTCCAATTCTCTGGTATCCGACCCCAACCGTCTACTGAATATTCCTGAAGGCTTTAGAAGTGTGTTCCTGTTCAAACCTTCGAAAAAGTTACGGAATATTTTTGAGGAAAAGTACAAGCTGGAGTCTATTCATAAAAGTAACGATCTGTGGCGATTGGAAAAAATTTGA
- a CDS encoding ROK family protein: MGTTPDVSAQPLAPQVLGIDLGGSAIKLGRFSQHGTCLQAMTVPTPQPAHPEAVLAAMVEAIAQLDPAETSLAIGVGTPGPADRRGRIARIAINLPGWQDIPIADWLEAKTGRPTVIANDANCAGLGEAWLGAGQQFQNLILLTLGTGVGGAIIFNGQLFTGPEGAAGELGLITLRPDGPACNSGNHGSLEQYASVQAIRRQTGLEPIELGLKAQAGDRDALAFWQEYGRDLGAGLTSLIYVLAPEAVVIGGGISASAEFFLPAVQAEIQRRVLPSSRGNLQLLKAQLGNRAGMVGAAKLAWQLIGAFSS; encoded by the coding sequence ATGGGGACAACACCCGATGTTTCAGCCCAGCCCCTAGCACCTCAGGTCTTAGGCATTGACTTAGGTGGTTCGGCGATTAAACTAGGTCGCTTTAGCCAGCATGGTACTTGTTTGCAAGCCATGACCGTGCCCACTCCTCAACCTGCTCATCCAGAGGCTGTTTTAGCGGCAATGGTTGAGGCGATCGCTCAGCTTGATCCAGCCGAAACCAGTTTGGCAATTGGCGTCGGAACGCCGGGACCCGCCGATCGCCGAGGCCGTATCGCCAGGATCGCAATTAATTTACCTGGTTGGCAAGATATTCCGATAGCAGATTGGCTAGAAGCAAAAACCGGGCGACCAACGGTGATTGCCAATGATGCCAATTGCGCTGGGCTGGGAGAAGCTTGGTTAGGGGCAGGTCAGCAGTTTCAGAACTTAATTTTACTAACCCTGGGCACAGGCGTTGGGGGGGCAATTATTTTCAACGGTCAACTGTTTACAGGCCCAGAGGGGGCTGCGGGTGAGTTGGGCCTGATTACTCTAAGGCCAGACGGTCCAGCTTGTAACAGTGGCAATCACGGTTCCTTAGAGCAATACGCCTCAGTGCAAGCGATTCGGCGACAGACTGGGCTAGAACCTATTGAGCTGGGATTGAAAGCGCAAGCAGGCGATCGCGATGCTTTGGCGTTTTGGCAAGAATATGGCCGAGATTTGGGAGCAGGCTTAACCAGCCTGATCTACGTTCTAGCGCCTGAAGCAGTAGTGATTGGTGGCGGAATTAGCGCCAGCGCTGAGTTTTTCTTGCCAGCAGTCCAAGCGGAAATTCAGCGACGAGTTTTGCCGAGTTCTCGGGGGAACTTGCAGTTATTAAAAGCTCAACTAGGCAATCGCGCTGGGATGGTAGGAGCGGCGAAACTAGCGTGGCAGTTAATTGGTGCTTTTAGCAGTTAG
- a CDS encoding CTP synthase yields MTKFVFVTGGVVSSIGKGIVAASLGRLLKSRDYSVSILKLDPYINVDPGTMSPFQHGEVFVTEDGAETDLDLGHYERFTDTSMSRLNSVTTGSIYQAVLNKERRGDYMGGTVQVIPHITNEIKERILRVAKNTNPDVVITEIGGTVGDIESLPFLEAIRQFRKAVGRQNVLYMHVTLMPWIPAAGEMKTKPTQHSVKELRSIGIQPDILVCRCDRPLHPGLKDKLSEFCDVPVECVITSPDARSIYEVPLILEREGLAQQALDLLHLEQRQPDLTQWQTLVDRLYRPSQSVNIAIVGKYVRLTDAYLSVVEALRHGAIAQGADLNLRWINSEDIEAYGAESYLQDIDGIIVPGGFGVRGVDGKISAIQYAREKKIPFFGLCLGMQCSVIEWARHTAGLEDANSAEFAPNVKNPVINLLPEQQDVVDLGGTMRLGLYPCRIAPNTIAFSLYGEEVIYERHRHRYEFNNAYRNLFLETGYVISGASPDGRLVEIVELPGHPFFLATQFHPEFQSRPSTPHPLFKGFIEAATTYAGESTRSLEPSLSQP; encoded by the coding sequence ATGACTAAGTTTGTATTCGTGACGGGTGGTGTAGTCTCTAGTATTGGCAAAGGCATCGTGGCAGCGAGCCTGGGTCGATTGCTGAAGTCTCGCGACTACTCCGTTTCCATCCTCAAGTTAGACCCTTATATTAACGTTGACCCTGGCACCATGAGCCCTTTCCAGCATGGTGAGGTGTTTGTGACCGAAGATGGTGCGGAAACCGACTTAGACTTGGGACACTACGAGCGCTTCACAGACACTTCCATGTCTCGCCTCAATAGTGTCACCACTGGTTCTATTTACCAAGCCGTGCTGAATAAAGAGCGCCGGGGTGACTACATGGGCGGCACCGTCCAAGTCATTCCGCACATTACGAACGAGATCAAAGAGCGCATCTTACGAGTTGCAAAAAATACCAATCCAGATGTGGTGATCACAGAGATTGGTGGAACAGTTGGAGATATTGAGTCGCTGCCTTTTCTAGAAGCAATTCGGCAATTTCGTAAAGCCGTGGGACGGCAGAATGTGCTGTACATGCACGTCACGCTGATGCCTTGGATTCCAGCAGCCGGGGAAATGAAAACCAAACCGACGCAACATTCGGTGAAAGAACTCCGCTCGATTGGGATTCAACCGGATATTTTGGTTTGTCGCTGCGATCGCCCCTTGCATCCTGGTCTTAAGGACAAGTTATCTGAGTTCTGTGACGTTCCTGTTGAATGTGTCATTACCTCGCCAGATGCCAGAAGTATCTACGAAGTCCCACTGATTTTGGAGCGAGAAGGCTTAGCTCAGCAGGCGCTAGATCTTTTGCATCTAGAACAGCGGCAACCTGACTTAACTCAATGGCAAACCCTAGTCGATCGCTTGTATCGTCCAAGTCAATCGGTCAACATTGCGATCGTAGGTAAGTACGTTCGGCTCACTGACGCTTATCTCTCGGTCGTGGAAGCACTACGGCATGGCGCGATCGCCCAAGGAGCAGACCTGAATCTACGCTGGATTAACTCCGAGGACATCGAAGCTTACGGAGCCGAAAGCTATCTGCAAGATATTGACGGCATCATTGTCCCCGGTGGCTTTGGCGTACGGGGTGTAGACGGCAAAATCAGTGCCATTCAGTACGCCCGCGAAAAGAAAATTCCCTTCTTTGGCTTGTGCCTAGGGATGCAGTGTTCTGTGATTGAGTGGGCGCGACACACGGCTGGCCTTGAGGATGCGAATAGTGCTGAGTTTGCTCCCAACGTTAAAAACCCCGTGATTAACTTATTGCCAGAGCAGCAAGATGTGGTCGATTTAGGCGGCACAATGCGGCTAGGTTTATATCCTTGCCGGATCGCGCCAAATACGATCGCATTTAGTCTCTACGGCGAAGAAGTGATTTACGAGCGGCATCGCCATCGCTATGAATTCAATAACGCCTACCGTAACTTGTTCTTAGAAACTGGCTATGTCATCAGTGGTGCCTCACCCGACGGACGTTTGGTAGAAATTGTGGAACTGCCTGGTCATCCGTTCTTCTTGGCAACTCAGTTCCATCCCGAATTTCAGTCGCGCCCCAGTACCCCTCATCCTTTATTTAAGGGATTCATTGAAGCTGCAACTACCTACGCGGGCGAGTCTACGCGATCGCTAGAGCCTAGCCTAAGTCAACCGTAA
- a CDS encoding ABC transporter permease → MASTKLWLPRFRFAERPSLSMRMMGVGLVITILFILVALLSPMFQTWDWLQNPTDSLINPIHEPPGLSHWFGTTRQGYDVFSRTLFGSQAALQVVILATALSLVIGVPLGLVSGYLGGRLDRILLFLMDTIYTLPGLLLSVTLAFAVGRGVLNAAIALSISYVPQYYRVVRNHTVSVKTELFIEAAQAMGASTWTVLSRYLLLNVIQSVPVLFTLNAADAILTLGGLGFLGLGLPEEVPEWGHDLRQALDALPTGIWWTAFFPGMAMTLMVVGLSLLGEGLNEFVNPLLRRENWNRKAAE, encoded by the coding sequence ATGGCCTCTACTAAGCTCTGGTTACCTCGTTTCCGATTTGCCGAACGACCCAGCCTTTCCATGCGAATGATGGGGGTTGGGCTTGTAATTACGATTCTCTTTATTCTGGTGGCGCTTCTTTCGCCTATGTTTCAGACTTGGGACTGGCTCCAGAATCCCACGGACTCTTTAATTAACCCGATTCACGAACCGCCTGGGCTGAGTCATTGGTTTGGCACGACTCGCCAAGGCTATGATGTTTTTTCTCGAACCTTATTTGGCAGTCAAGCGGCGCTGCAAGTGGTGATCTTAGCGACTGCTTTGAGCTTAGTCATAGGAGTGCCGCTAGGTCTAGTAAGTGGATATTTAGGCGGCAGGCTCGACCGCATCCTGCTGTTTTTAATGGATACGATCTACACGCTGCCAGGGCTTTTGCTTTCGGTAACGCTGGCGTTTGCGGTGGGGCGAGGGGTCCTCAATGCGGCGATCGCTCTGAGTATTTCTTATGTACCGCAATATTATCGGGTGGTGCGAAACCATACGGTTTCTGTGAAAACGGAGTTATTTATTGAAGCGGCTCAAGCTATGGGCGCTTCCACTTGGACCGTACTGTCGCGTTACTTGCTGCTAAATGTGATTCAAAGTGTGCCAGTGCTATTTACGCTGAATGCGGCAGACGCAATCTTGACCCTAGGCGGTTTGGGTTTTTTGGGGTTAGGGCTACCCGAAGAGGTGCCAGAGTGGGGACATGACTTGCGCCAAGCTTTAGACGCGCTGCCTACCGGAATTTGGTGGACTGCTTTTTTCCCTGGCATGGCAATGACTTTGATGGTCGTGGGTTTGTCTTTGCTAGGAGAAGGGTTGAATGAGTTTGTCAACCCGTTACTACGGCGAGAAAACTGGAACCGGAAAGCGGCTGAGTAA